The Vibrio quintilis DNA window TTGCTGACTGCACCACAGCTACCCACACGGATAACTTTCTTAACACCAAAATCTTTAATTAACTCAGTGACATAAATTGAGCAGGATGGAATTCCCATACCATGCCCCATCACTGATACTTTTTTGCCTTTATAGGTACCGGTATAGCCGTACATATTTCTTACATCACAAACCTGTACGACATCTTCCAGAAAAGTCTCCGCAATAAACTTTGCTCTCAGTGGATCTCCGGGCATCAATACAACATCTGCAAAATCACCTGGTTCAGCATTAATATGTGGCGTTGCCATAATTATCTCCTATTCAATCAGCATTCTTTTATGGATAGTTTCGATATCCGCAGAATCAATATGAGCCTGCCCCGGCAGACGAATCATCAGACACTCCCAGCGTTGACAGTAAACTATTCAACAGGCTGGAAGCACCAAAACGGTAATGACGGCGATCAACATGGTCTTTACCCAAAATTTCATCAGCAATCGCTAAATAATGAGCGGCTTCTTCAGCAGTGCGGACACCACCAGCAGCTTTGAAACCAACCTTATCAATGACATCCAGATCACGAATCACTTCCATCATCATTCTTGCTGATTCCGGAGTTGCATTCACCGGCACTTTACCGGTAGAAGTCTTGATAAAATCAGCCCCGGCCCGGATAGCAATCTCAGAAGCCTGTTTGATTAACGCTTCTGTCTTTAATTCACCGGATTCAATAATGACTTTAAGTAACTTCCCGTCACAAGCTGCTTTACATTGCCTGACCAGCTCAAAGCCTGTCTTTTCATCTCCGGCCATCAACGCACGATAAGGGAAAACGACATCAACTTCATCTGCGCCCTTTTCAACAGCATCAC harbors:
- the deoC gene encoding deoxyribose-phosphate aldolase, with translation MNDLNAEAIRALQLMDLTTLNEDDTNDKVIALCHNAKTPVGTPAAVCIYPQFISVARQTLQAQGTPDIKIATVTNFPHGNDNIEVAVSETRDAVEKGADEVDVVFPYRALMAGDEKTGFELVRQCKAACDGKLLKVIIESGELKTEALIKQASEIAIRAGADFIKTSTGKVPVNATPESARMMMEVIRDLDVIDKVGFKAAGGVRTAEEAAHYLAIADEILGKDHVDRRHYRFGASSLLNSLLSTLGVSDDSSAGAGSY